Below is a genomic region from Marinilabiliales bacterium.
GGCTTTTTTGTTTTTATCATCACTGATGCCTTTTGGGAAGGTAGAGATTTTTTACGTCTATGACAGACCCCACAGCATGGCATTTGGCCTTTACTGTTACACATGAAAAGTTTGAACGGGGGATATTTCTCCCCATTTACACATGGAGGAGCTACGTGCCGGTAGTTATCCGTAAAAAAACTATATGGCAATACCGGTTTATACTGCCCAGGCCATCCCGGCCATACCCTCTGAGGAGAACGCAGAATTTATACCAAAGCTATATTAACATAATGCAATCCATTATAGGACAAACAAAGGGAAATTACGGCCAGGCCTGAAAGGCATGGTTAACATAGAATCAGTTATCGCGACGAAGTCCGGTAACAGCATGGTCAGGTGTCTATTATTATCTTCCAATGGCCTCTTGTACCACAAACTCTTTCAATAATTCCTCTTTCCTTCAATGCTTCGAAATGTGTTAGTGCAATGACTTTAAAATATTGTCTTTAATGTCTTATTAAAAAGTGCCAGATTTGATAGTAAAAGAAATATTCAGCTAACAGATTCGATTCTGTCTTTATACACGTTAACTAATTTGTGAGTTTTAATATTTTCCTCAATGTCAGTCCACATTTTATCTAATACCTTATAGAACTCCTGAATTCTTAGATTTCCGAATCTTATATGAATGACTTTAGGTGGAGGTGATTTATACAATATTTTATTTGAGAAATCGCTGTCTTTGGTGACAATAATCAAATTATTCTTTTTAGCGTACTCCCAGATATCACTGTCAGTTTTAATGTTTACCAGATCAATAACATGGATGAATTCTTTGCTATTCCAAAGGTTAAAGTAATAAGGCAGGTTCTCATCTATTAAAAAACGAACCATTATGTTACAAGCTTAATAGAAAAATTACTTTTCATTAAATCAGCTGCAAATTTGATACAGGCATTAATATCACCAGGTTCAAGAGACGGATATTGAGCAAGAATATCCTCGGCAGAATCTCCTGCTGACAAAAACTCGAGTATAGTTTGAACGGTAATTCTCGTGCCTCTGATTGTGGGGCGACCATTACAAATATTGTCATCAATGGTAATACGTTCTGCTATATATTCCATTACACATTATTTTATGGTTGAAAGTAAACTGATTGAAATCTGCTGTGATCCTTTATACTCATAAAAATACAAATCTTTCTTTATTATTTTAACGAAATAAAAAACTTATTATTTGAAAAGTTTATGCCCTTAACACTTAGTTCACACACATTTTGCTTGCTTCGCTTCACAAAAAGAGTGTTCGGCAATGCAGTATTTGTCAAAGTAGTAAAACTTTTTTCCCGCCCGTTAATATAACCTGATCAATTCTGCTTTCCCCTCTCCTTGCCCACTGGCCATACGATCAATGTGTTAACCGGCTAATCTGTCAAAGGGGGCCGGGGTAAATCGGATGAGGTCCATTTTCGCCGAGCCAGTTAAGAAGTATAACAACTATCCGGATTATAATAATAATTGGGGTGTTAAAAATATCTGGACTTGCCTAAATCTCGATTCCACTTCGTTTAATTTCTTCAAGGAAGCCTGATTTTTCGTTATCCTTATCAATAAGGATAGGTTCAATTCTATCGTCAACTTGTCTTCGAATTTTCCACAAAAGTGGATTAACGGCGAAGAAATCTTCCGGAATATTGCTCATAACAATGGCAACATCAATATCACTATCTTCCCTGTTCGTGTTGTTGGCATAAGAACCAAAAAGGTACACATTATCAAGCTGAAAATGGTCTTCAAGTAAAAGTTTGTACTTTTTCACCTTATCTATAGCTTCGATTTTATCCATTGCTGCAATTGTTGGGTCTTTTCAATTAGCTCAGTACATTTTTCGTAAGTAAGGCTCTTCAGTAGTCTTTCCTTGTGTGATGGGTACCTCGCTTCTATATTCAGGGGTTCTAATTGGTCTATAAAATCTTGCTGATCTTCTGAAAAAATATCGTAAAACTCACCCTTTCTGGCTATATAGGATAAACTGTGAGAAAACGGAGCTACTTCAGATGTCAATCTGGAATAATAAGCTTTAAAAATCTTCTCAATGGTCTGATGACACATGAATCCCACATATAAAAATCTTTTACTTTTCAACATTGCTTCTGCTGTTTCAAGATCATAATCCGAAAGATCCTTCCAGTAATTTACTTTGTCGTCCATTGAAGGTATTAAGATATCTTAACTCAAAGATAAAATAAATTGGTTGATTTGTGTATTGTTGATCGTGGCATTATTAGGTATACACCCATTTTGCTCGCTTCGCTTCACAAAAAGAGTGTTCGGCATAACCTGATAAATTCTGCTTTACCCCTCCCCTTGCCCGCCGGCCGGCCCTTGTGGGACTGCTTATATGGGATGGTGAAAATAAATACAATATTGGGGTTACTGTCCTGAAGATTTTTGCCAATTTGCATTTATTCTTTTGCTATTTTTGACTGCATCCCGGCTTTAAACCGGTTCGAAATTTCATAGTGATGATCAAGGCTCTCGATATTTCCCTTTCTTTCAACGGCACACCTGTTTTCAGCAAGTTGTCATTCAATATTGATCAGGGTGATAATGTATGTTTCTCCGGCCCTTCCGGCACAGGCAAGTCCACCCTGCTCATGATGCTGCAGGGATATGTGCTGCCTGCCAGCGGCACCATAAGGATTGCAGGTAAAAAGCTGGACGCGGTCAATATCAGGCAGATAAGACAGAAGATGTCATACGTCCCCCAGAACATAAACCTCCCGGTCGGCAACGGAAAAGAGCTGCTGAAGTTAATGGGAAGGGAGAACAATGCCTTGCTGACAGGCGGGTTCATTGAGAAACTGGGCATGCCTGCCAACATGCTGTACCGCGATTTTGACGAAATGAGCGGGGGACAGAAACAGCGTATCGTAATAGCGATATGCCTGTCGCTTGAAAGGGATATAGTTCTCCTTGACGAGCCGACATCGTCGCTCGATGATGAATCTGTCGGGAGGCTTGTCCGGGTGGTCGGAAACCTGGAAAATACAACTGTCGTTTCTGCTTCCCACAATCATATGTGGATGCAGTCGGCCGCAAAAGTAATCGCATTATGACAATGAGCAGAAAATGAGATTGTACCACCAAATTCAAATAAACAAGCTATATGGCTGACATCGGAATATTTGACCTGCTGCTTGGATTTGTGATACTGGCTGTGCCGTTGCTTGTATTCCTCTATTACCGTATCAGGCTTGTGGCTGACCTGTTCATAAGCACAGCAAGAATGATAATCCAGCTTGCACTGGTGGCCGTTTACCTTGAATGGATCTTCGAGATGAACAATCCCTGGATCAACTCCCTGTGGGTCTTTGCAATGGTGCTGGTAGGTGCAGGCACAACTGTTTACAGGGTCAAGCTCAGATGGAGGGTCTTCCTTGTGCCGCTGGTGCTGGCCGGACTGGTAGCCATGGCAATTATTGACGGGTTTTTTATCGGACTGGTAATCAGGCTTGAATATTTTTTTGATGCAAGGTACTTCATCCCGATTTCAGGAATGGTGCTCGGGAATTCAATAAATCATAATATTGTGGGGTTATCTGCCTATTTTGACGGTCTCTCAAAGCGAAGGGAACTCTATTATTTCATACTGACGAACAACGGAAGCCGTAAAAAGGCAATCCGCCCCTACATTCAGGAGGCACTCATAAAAGGGCTGAACCCGTTGCTCGCAACAATGTCGGTTATGGGGTTAATCTCCCTTCCGGGGATGATGACGGGACAGATACTGGGGGGCGCATCACCGGCTACTGCGATCAAGTACCAGATTATGATTATGCTAGCCGTATTTGCGGGCTGCACGATGATACTCATAATGAGCATTTTGTATTCGAATTTTTTTGTTTTTGATGATTACGATAATATCAGGCCTTTGAAAACCAACGACCGGGCCAGGTAGCACCGGTCAAAAACCCACAACCATGAATAAATACTTTCAGTATTCTTTGTTAATGCCAATAATTTCACGCACTTGCTGTCTGATTATTTTTCTGATCCTCTCCTGCCCTGCCATTGCCGCTACGGAAAATATGCAGGCAGCAGGAAAGGTGTATTATGTTTCTCCTTCAGGCTGCGACTGCAATTCGGGCGCAAAAGAAGAGCCGTTCGAAACGATCCAGTATGCAGCAGATATAATGAAACCAGGCGACAGGTGCATCATTGGAGAAGGTATATACCATGAAACTGTTGTGCCGGGGAGGTCAGGGACTGAAACTGCCCCGGTAAAATTCATGGCTGCGCCCGGCGAACGGGTGACTGTTACGGGCGCTTCCCCGGTAACGGAATGGATCAGGCACAGTGGTAACATCTGGAAAGCACCGATGGAATGGTCGCTGGGAAAGAACAACCAGCTCTTTTTCGACGGGGAGATGATGCATGAGGCCAGGTGGCCTTCAAAACCGGCAGGGTCAGATATCATGGACCCTGCAGGAGCATATATGACAGGTGCTGAAGATGACGGGATAATCTTTGATGGTTTTCCCGCGGCATTCGAAGATATTGACGACTGGACGGGTACCGTGATATGGGTGATGGCCCGCAGCAAATGGACGAGCTGGACCAGGCCGGTGCATGGCTATGATGCTGAAAAGAAAAAGGTGCTGCTCAGTGTTCCCGACTTCTCAGAGGGGCATATGAACCCTGCCAATCCCGAGCCCCGTGGATCCTGGCTCGGTGAACACAAAGATGAGTTTTACCTTGTAAACAATTTTGCATTCCTTGACCAGCCCGGAGAATGGTTCTATAATGAAGATGAGCAGATGTTGTACATCATCCCTCCTTCCGGTGTTGATCCGAACAGGCACCGGGTCACAGCAAAGAGGCTGATGACGGCGTTCGACCTTAGCGGTAAGTCCCATATACATATTACAGGCATTGACATACATGCAGCAACGATAAATATGGAAAATGCCCGCAACTGCATGGTAAGGGATGTAAGGGCGCGCTATATATCCCATTCAAGGGGTGGCGAAACAAGCTATTACCTGGGAGAGAGATCGGGTATATATGTATCGGGTTCAGGCAATACCATCCGCGACAGCGAGATAGCCTTTTCAGTCGAGCATGGAATTCACCTGGGGGGTACAGGAAATTCGGTGATAAACTGCCATATTCACAATATCAGCTATTTCGGTTGTTACGGCACCCCTGTGAGGATAACGGGCTACAAAAATATGCTAAGCCACAGTACAATACATGATGCAGGGAGGGACGGGATACAGTCCGCCGGCCTCGCCCACCTGATTAAGTACAATCATGTTTATCATGTAGGGCTAATCGCACATGACCTTGGAATGTACTATACTGTCGGCAATGATGGCGGCGGTACCGAGATCAGGCACAACATCTTTCATGACAACCTTTCGGAGGGTATACAATTCGGACTCTATCTAGACAATTTCACCACCAATTACGTATGCCATCATAATGTAGTCTGGGGTGTAGAGCTGGGCACCCTCAATTTCAACAGGCCCTCCGGGTTCAATATAATGGCCAATAACACTGCATTCGGAACCCTGCGAAACTGGGGGCGCTGGGAAACTGATGGCATGTACGGCAATATCGTGATCAATAACCTGATGACCGGTGAGATCGAGCCCCATCCTGATTACAGGCTTGCTGCAAACCTGACAGAGGCCGGGATTGACACGGGATCACCCCTCGAAGCCGCTGTTTCCGATTCACGTCCGGGTATTAATGAGGGGATCTTCATCCCGGGAATTACAGGGATATATTCCGGTACCGCTCCCGATATAGGTGCATTTGAAAACGGACTGCCACCCTGGAAGGCAGGGCACGATTTTGCAAAACCGCCCTCTCCTGTCTACAGGCTCTCCGATACACCCCTGAAAAACCGGATCTATAATGCCGGTTTTGAGTTGAGCAGCTATATTGATCCGCCCGGTGGAGATCCGCTTATCGGTTGGGAACGTACTGATGCCAAAAACGCGCAGATCCTGTCGTTATCAGGCCCCGGCACCATAATGACCGACCCTGATACCCGCGACACCTATAACGGCAATGGCGTGAAGCTATCCGGCACAGATACAGACGGGATAATGCAGGTTGTCGAAGGCCTGGAGCCAAACACAACCTATATACTTGCCGGGTGGCTGAAGACAGGTGATGCTGCTGAGATCAGGATCGGTGTAAGGGGCTACGGAGGCGAAGATCTTTATGGTTCTGTTTCTGGGAATCTCTGGGAACACAGTGTGCTGGAATTTACTACGGGGCCTGATGTCAAGGAGGTTACTATCGTA
It encodes:
- a CDS encoding ABC transporter permease, translated to MADIGIFDLLLGFVILAVPLLVFLYYRIRLVADLFISTARMIIQLALVAVYLEWIFEMNNPWINSLWVFAMVLVGAGTTVYRVKLRWRVFLVPLVLAGLVAMAIIDGFFIGLVIRLEYFFDARYFIPISGMVLGNSINHNIVGLSAYFDGLSKRRELYYFILTNNGSRKKAIRPYIQEALIKGLNPLLATMSVMGLISLPGMMTGQILGGASPATAIKYQIMIMLAVFAGCTMILIMSILYSNFFVFDDYDNIRPLKTNDRAR
- a CDS encoding HEPN domain-containing protein, which gives rise to MDDKVNYWKDLSDYDLETAEAMLKSKRFLYVGFMCHQTIEKIFKAYYSRLTSEVAPFSHSLSYIARKGEFYDIFSEDQQDFIDQLEPLNIEARYPSHKERLLKSLTYEKCTELIEKTQQLQQWIKSKL
- a CDS encoding nucleotidyltransferase domain-containing protein, encoding MDKIEAIDKVKKYKLLLEDHFQLDNVYLFGSYANNTNREDSDIDVAIVMSNIPEDFFAVNPLLWKIRRQVDDRIEPILIDKDNEKSGFLEEIKRSGIEI
- a CDS encoding DUF433 domain-containing protein, which translates into the protein MEYIAERITIDDNICNGRPTIRGTRITVQTILEFLSAGDSAEDILAQYPSLEPGDINACIKFAADLMKSNFSIKLVT
- a CDS encoding ATP-binding cassette domain-containing protein, with translation MIKALDISLSFNGTPVFSKLSFNIDQGDNVCFSGPSGTGKSTLLMMLQGYVLPASGTIRIAGKKLDAVNIRQIRQKMSYVPQNINLPVGNGKELLKLMGRENNALLTGGFIEKLGMPANMLYRDFDEMSGGQKQRIVIAICLSLERDIVLLDEPTSSLDDESVGRLVRVVGNLENTTVVSASHNHMWMQSAAKVIAL